In Abyssisolibacter fermentans, the genomic window AATTGTAATTTGTTTCAGTATATTTGAATAGTGTTTCGTAATACCTTCAGCCGTAGATTTTTTAAATAAATCAACTGAATACTCTAAATACATTACTATTTCATCTTTTTCTTTTATCCCTTCTAGTTTTAAATCAAATTTAGCTGTTTTATGATCTATTTGATAACTTTGGATTTCTAGATCATTTATGTTAATTTCTCCAAAACCGTCATTTTGCCAAATAAACATTGTATCAAAAAGTGGATTTCTATTTAAGCCACGTTTTATATGAAGTTTTTGAACTAGCTCATCAAATTGATAATCTTGATTTGCTAAGGCTTCCTGAATATTATTTTTTAGCTCTATTAAATAATTACTTATTTTCATTTCTTCCTTTACACTACTTTTTATGGCTAAAGTATTAACGAACATTCCTACAGTGTTGTAATATATTGGATTTAGTCTTCCAAGCACAGGTGTTCCTACCACTATATCCTTTTGATTTGTATACTTATTAAGTAGTATCATATAA contains:
- a CDS encoding condensation domain-containing protein gives rise to the protein YMILLNKYTNQKDIVVGTPVLGRLNPIYYNTVGMFVNTLAIKSSVKEEMKISNYLIELKNNIQEALANQDYQFDELVQKLHIKRGLNRNPLFDTMFIWQNDGFGEININDLEIQSYQIDHKTAKFDLKLEGIKEKDEIVMYLEYSVDLFKKSTAEGITKHYSNILKQITIHSDRKISDIQLITDTQKDRKVQEFNEIL